In Colletotrichum destructivum chromosome 1, complete sequence, the sequence TTGCTTCTCCTAGCAGCGGCAGCGTTTTGCTGTATGACTGCCGCAACTACGATAAGGCGCCATTCGCAACATTCGATCTCGTGGAGGTCGGACGGCACGTGGACCCCCAGTTCGTCGTCAGGGGCTGGACGAAATTGGAGTTCTCAAACGATGGGAAGCATATTCTTGTCGGTACGCGCGGCAACGGTCACTTCCTGTTGGACGCCTTTGACGGAAGTTTGAAGGCGTACCTGCGCAAGCCCGAGGGCGGGACTCGGCGCTTGGCTACGGGCGAGACGGCTACTGTCAACGGGGCACCGAGGATAGAGCAGCCGACGGTGGAGAGCAGCGGAGATTGCTGCTTCTCCGTAGACGGCCGCTACGTCCTAAGCGGTTCCAAGAAGGACGTGTTGGTCTGGGACATTTTGACGCCCCCGCAGAACGACACAAAAACTCTTAACCCGACCTGGACATTGGAGGACAAGCGGGAGGCCGCCGTATTGGCCTTTAATCCGCGCTTCAACTTGTTTGCCACTGCCGACCAGGAAGTCCTGTTCTGGGTGCCTGATCCTCTTGCGTGAAGGTAGTGGTCAGGAAGGTTGAAGAAGTTGTCTAAGAGCTGTAAAGGGGCGGTGTAGAGTCaatttcttttttcttcggAGTCCAGGATACAAGATACCCAATCCGTGTAGAAGTCCGTGTAAACTACCAATGATCATATCAATAAATTGGAGTACGCGCACAAAGCAACTGTGGGAAGGTAACTATTTCAAGTGTCTCCAGTGAATCGTGTTGGGTGTGCGACTAATGGACCCAACTCCAAGGCACcacctacctaaggtaggttCGGCCGAACCCCACCAAAATTGCATCCTCCACCGACaaggccaccaccaccacctggCTACCTTTAGGACGCCGAACGTCACCTCCCGACCAACCACCGTAACGCAGACCACACATCCCTTGCGAACATTCACTGGCCTTGTCCAGAAGGAACCGCGCTTCTCTCGAGACTCTCATCACACTAGACCGACGAACACCAGCGATAGCTGCGCGCGCCTCTACAAATACCGACCTGCAGCGCAAGGCTGCGGCCACCTCCCGCATCGTTCACAATGCCGACCTACAAGACGAGCCAGGAATGGCTGGAGCAgtcctccctcctcctccaagcCCGCCCAGCAACCGTGAGTCTCCCTCTTACCCTGTCTGCTCCTCTCCATCGAGCCCAAGACCACTCGGTTGACCAGCGGCAATGAGCGCGTCTCCTCTCCAACAGACCAGAATCACAACGAAATACTCGATTAAACCCGTCAAGCCGCGAAAGTCCAAGACCCTGACGGAGGATGCTACCACAACCGAAGACGCCCCCATGACGGACGCCAAACCGCCACGGGGATCCCTTGTCCTCAAGACCTTCGATCCGGTCAGCGGCGTCACGCTCAAGTACCGCAccaccaaggccgccgaggtctCCCGCCTCATCACCTGCCTCGGCACCCTGAGCCGCACCATGTCGACCTCCAAGGCGCCTGTCGAGGTTAAGGACGAGCCGATGGCGGATTCTGCTGGCGCCCCCGTGGCTGGAGAAGATACCCCCGTTGGTGCTTCTGCTGgtgcgccgacgccggctggtgccggtggcggtggtggaaagaagaagaagaagggcaagaaaTGAGAATGTTATGTTAGGGACTCTTAGATGTGCCATtgggggaggagaagcagtTTACCTCTAAAGAGGAAT encodes:
- a CDS encoding Putative SRP9 domain-containing protein, which codes for MPTYKTSQEWLEQSSLLLQARPATTRITTKYSIKPVKPRKSKTLTEDATTTEDAPMTDAKPPRGSLVLKTFDPVSGVTLKYRTTKAAEVSRLITCLGTLSRTMSTSKAPVEVKDEPMADSAGAPVAGEDTPVGASAGAPTPAGAGGGGGKKKKKGKK